The following proteins are encoded in a genomic region of Arachis ipaensis cultivar K30076 chromosome B02, Araip1.1, whole genome shotgun sequence:
- the LOC107628597 gene encoding E3 ubiquitin-protein ligase PUB24-like, producing the protein MDNEIEVPQYFICPISLQIMKDPVTAITGITYDRESIEKWLFKNKNTTCPVTKMPLPNDSDLTPNHTLRRLIQAWCTQNSSLGIDRIPTPKPPLNKVQVLKLLKDLKDPRLKIKSLRQLELLATENERNKKCLLDSGVPKAMIMFILDCYKKGINQIGEGIEEALSLLQFVKVSSEDVKILMSENVFYSVLDSLTWLLGCDFSENSATVKSQAVLVIKNLIQRGDSSVIQRLKFEFFEKIVKVLRNGVVTQQGISGALKVLLSACAYGRNRIMMVECGAVFEMIEIEMRTPEKIITELTMSILFHLCSCASGRAQFLCHKGSMAVLTERILKVSAAVDDRAIIILSLISKFSATNLVLQEMLKVGTVAKLCLVLQSDHAKYIKEKAMEIIKNHSVVWRNSPCFPDRSSFFGKFA; encoded by the coding sequence ATGGATAATGAAATTGAAGTTCCTCAATATTTCATATGTCCAATTTCACTTCAAATCATGAAGGATCCTGTGACTGCCATAACAGGAATCACATATGATAGAGAAAGCATTGAGAAATGGCTTTTCAAGAACAAGAACACAACATGTCCAGTTACCAAAATGCCCCTACCAAATGATTCTGATCTTACACCAAACCATACCCTTCGCCGTTTGATCCAAGCATGGTGCACTCAAAATTCTTCACTGGGAATTGATAGAATCCCAACACCAAAGCCCCCACTTAACAAAGTTCAAGTTTTGAAGCTCCTTAAGGATCTTAAGGACCCAAGATTGAAGATCAAGAGTTTAAGGCAATTGGAGCTTCTTGCAACTGAAAATGAGAGGAACAAGAAGTGCTTGCTTGATTCTGGTGTCCCAAAAGCCATGATCATGTTCATATTGGATTGTTACAAAAAGGGTATCAATCAAATTGGTGAAGGGATTGAAGAAGCTCTTAGTTTGTTACAATTTGTTAAGGTTTCTTCCGAGGATGTTAAGATTCTTATGTCCGAGAATGTTTTTTATTCGGTGTTGGATTCTCTAACATGGCTTCTGGGGTGCGATTTTTCGGAGAATTCGGCGACTGTAAAATCACAAGCTGTTCTAGTGATCAAGAACTTGATCCAAAGGGGTGATTCAAGTGTTATTCAGAGGCTTAAATTTGAGTTCTTTGAGAAGATTGTGAAGGTTTTGAGAAACGGTGTTGTAACACAGCAAGGTATTAGCGGCGCTTTGAAAGTGTTGCTAAGTGCTTGTGCGTATGGAAGAAACAGGATCATGATGGTGGAATGTGGTGCAGTTTTTGAGATGATTGAGATTGAAATGAGAACACCTGAGAAGATAATCACTGAATTAACAATGTCTATTCTATTTCATCTATGTTCATGTGCTAGTGGAAGAGCTCAATTCTTGTGTCACAAAGGTTCAATGGCGGTTTTGACTGAAAGGATTTTGAAGGTTTCAGCGGCGGTTGATGATAGAGCTATAATTATTCTATCATTGATATCCAAATTCTCTGCTACAAATTTGGTGCTTCAAGAGATGTTGAAGGTTGGAACTGTTGCAAAGCTTTGTTTGGTTCTTCAGAGTGATCATGCAAAGTACATCAAAGAAAAAGCAATGGAAATTATTAAGAATCATTCTGTGGTTTGGAGGAACTCTCCTTGTTTTCCTGATAGGTCTTCTTTTTTTGGCAAGTTTGCATAA